The genomic stretch CCTGGTCGCCGTCGGCGCTGACCAGGTCCAGTTGCAGCGCGGCCGTCTTCCGGTCGGAGACGTCGGTCGCCGTCCAGACCCGGTCGTCGAAGCCGGTGGGCCCGCCGTGCAGGGTGTTCGGGCCGTCGTTGAGGGGCAGCTGGTAGGTCTCCCCGTCGAGGGGGAACGAGCCCCCGGCGATCCGGTTGCCGTACCGGCCGATGAGCGAGCCGAAGTAGGGGTCGTCGTCGCTGGCGTAGCCGGCCACGTCCGGGAAGCCGAGCACGACGTTGTCGACGTGGCCGTGCCGGTCGGGGAACTCCAGGCTCTGGATGACCCCGCCCCAGGTGAGCACCCGCATCGTCAGCTCCCCGTTGCACAGCGTCCAGCGTTCCACCGGGGTGCCGTCGGGTGCGGTGCCGAAGGGCTCGACCGTCGTGCGCGGGTCACGGCAGCCGGCGTTCCCGTGGTGGTGACCGCCACCGCGCCCGTCGTGCTCGCCGCCGGCGGCGGCCACCGCCGGCGCCACGACGCCGGCGACGAGCACGCCGGCGCCGAGCGCGGCCACCAGCGGCAGCCGGGTGCGGCCGGCGCGCCGGCGCGCGCCGGGCGGGGAGGACGACGGGGTCGGAGCAGGACGTCCGGACATGAGGACTCCGTTCTGGGCGGGGACCGCCGGGCGTGCGCCCGGCGGGCGGGACGCCGCAGCCGCCGCGCTGTTCACAACGTTGTGACGCCCCCCACACGTCCTAGTGCGTCACGACGCCGCGGTCGACCGCTGGCCGGCAGGTCCGCGCAGCCGGCCGCAGGGCCGGAACGCTCCGGGACGACCCCGCTACCGACAGTCGCGGGGGTCTCAGCCGACGTCGCCCAGCTGCGGAGCACTGTCGGTGGTCCCGGTGCCGGGCACCGGGTGCACCACGCCGGCGCTGCCGCCACCGCGCCGGTCGGACTCCGCAGCGGCGAGCAGCAGCCCACCGGGCAGGTACTCGATCCCGGTCGCCGCGCCGATCTCCGGGTTCTCGGTGAACGTGTGCCCCAGCGCCGCGAGCTCCTCCCCGTAGGCGGCGAGGAACGCCGGCTCCGCCTGGACCGCCGCGGTGTTGCGCTGGGTCGCGCGCGGGGCGGCGATCGCCTCGGCGAGGTCCATGTTCCGGTCGATCCGGTTGACCAGCGTCTGCAGCACGGTGGTGATGATCGTGCTGCCGCCCGGGGACCCCAGGGCCAGCACCGGCTCTCCGTCGTCCAGCACGATCGTCGGCGCCATGCTGCTGCGCGGCCGCTTGCCGGGGGCGGGCAGGTTCGGCTCGGGCACGGTCGGGTCGGCGGCGGCGAAGGTGAAGTCGGTGAGCTCGTTGTTCAGCAGGAAGCCGCGGCCGGGGACGGTGATCCCGCTGCCGCCGGTCTGCTCGATGGTCAGCGTGTAGCTGGCGATGTTCCCCGCCGCGTCCCCGACGGTGAGGTGCGTGGTGCTCGGCCCCTCGGCACCGCTCTCCCCCGCTCCGGCGTCCTCGGCGGGGCACGGGCCGTACTCGCCGTCGGGCACACCGGCCGGCACCGGCTTGGCCAGCGCGGCCGCCGGGTCGATGACGCAGGCCCGCTCGGCGGCGAACCCCGGGGACAGCAGCTCCGCCAGCGGCACCTGGCTGTAGGCCGGGTCGCCCACGTAGGTGTTGCGGTCGGCGAAGGCCAGCGCGCTCGCCTCGAGGTAGTGGTGCAGCACCGGGACGGCGGGCAGCGAGCCGAGCCGGAACAGGTCGAGGATCCCCAGCGCCTCCCCCACCGTCGACCCGCCGCTGGACGGCGGCGCCATGCCGTAGACCTCCAGCCCCCGGTACTCCGCCCGGGTCGGCTCGCGCCGGGGGGCGTCGTAGCGCGCCAGGTCCTCCTCGGTCAGCAGCCCGGCCCGCACCGGCGCGACGCCGGCAGCCTCCGGTGGGTCCTGCGCCGTCCGGACGACGTCGGCGGCCAGCTCGCCGGTGTACAGCTCGTCGACCCCCTCGTCGGCCAGCAGTCGGTAGGTCTCCGCCAGGTCGGGGTTGCGGAACACCGAGCCGACCTCCGGGGGCGCGCCGCCGGGCAGGAAGAGGTCGGCCGACGCGGCGAACGTGGCGAACTTCTCCTGGTTCTCCGCGGTCTGCTGGCGGAAGGTCTCGTCGACGACGAAGCCGTCCTCGGCGAGCTCCGTCCCACCCCGCAGCGCGTCCGCCAGCGAGAGCGTGCCGAACTCCTCCAGCGCCCGGGCCCACGTCAGCGCGGTGCCGGGGGTGCCGACCGACAGCCCGCTGCGGACCGCCTCGGAGAACGGCAACGGGTCGCCGGCCTCGTCGAGGAACGCGTCGGCCCCCATCGCCAGCGGCGCGGTCTCCCGGCCGTCGATCGAGGTGACCGTGCGGCTGGCCGCGTCGTAGTAGAGGAAGAACCCGCCGCCGCCGATCCCGGCCGAGTAGGGCTCGGTGACACCCAGCGCGGCTGCTGCGGCGACCGCGGCGTCCGCGGCGTTGCCGCCCTCGGCGAGCACCTCCAGGCCGACCCGGGTCGCGTCGGGGTCGACCGTGGCGACGGCGCCGCCGGTGCCCACCGCCAGCGGCTGCCGGTCGGGCACCGGGTCCGCGACCGCGGGGCCGGCGGGGGCGCCGACGACCAGGCCGGCGGTGAGGCCGGTGAGGGCCAGGACGGTGACGCGTCGACGTGGCACGGGAGCTCCTCGGGTCGCAGCGGGCACGGCCACTGGACACCCGACCGCATGACCTGCGCCACCCCTGCGGGCGTGTCCCGGCGTGTCCGCACCGTCCGCCGTCGGGGCAGGCAGGCCGGGTCGCCGTTCGCCGGAGTCCGTCAGGCGCGCACGCGTGACCGCCGGCGGCGGGCGAAGAAGCGCTCCACCCGGCGCCAGCGGTCCGGCGTCTTCTCCGGGTCGAGCGCCTCGGACTCGGCGAGGGACCGGTCGACCGGGTTCAGCTCCGGCGGCTCGAACAGCGCCAGCGACCGGCCGGTGGGCCGGCGCAGCCGCTCGATGCCCTGCACGAGCGAACCGGTCTCGGCGATCGCGGCGGCGACCTCCGCCGGGCTGCGGCCCAGGTGCTCGGCGAGCAGCTGGTCGCGGAACCCGGTGATGACGGCCGCCACCTGCTCCGCGCCCGGCCGGCCCGCGACGGCCTCGACCGCCAGGTCGCACTCGGTGTCCAGGCCCATCGACCGGTTGTTGAGGTTGCTGGACCCCAGGCGCAGCAGGCGGTCGTCGACCACGGTGACCTTGGCGTGGACGTAGACGTCCTCGCGCTGCTCGGTCACCGGCGTGTACAGCCGGAACCGGTCGTGCGCGTCGGCCTCGCGCAGCACCTCCAGGGCCAGGGCGCGCGCGGTGCCCATCGCCTTCTCCGAGAGCCAGCCGTCGGCCACCCGCGGGTTGACCACGACGAACTCCGGCCCGTCGGGCTCGCGCAGCCGCTCGGCGATCGCGGCGGCGATCCGGGGGTTGGCGAAGTACTGGCTCTCCACGTACACCGACCGGCGCGCCGCGGCGATCGTCGCCAGCCACAGCAGCTCGATCTCGTGCACGAGCTCCGTGCCTCCGTGCTCGGGCCGGGTGCGGGAGACCGCGACGTCGACGTCGGTGAACAGCGGCTCGATCGCGGCGGGCCAGCACTCCCGCTCCCCGGTGAGCGGTTCCAGCCGCTCCCCGGTCCCGCTCTCCCACCGCTCGCGGGCCAGCTCGGCGACCGCCCGGGCGGCGGGCCCGGTCATCATGCTCGTCGCGTCGTGCCACGGGCCGGTCGGCCGGCCCTCGCCTCGCCCGGCGGGACGACGGCGGTGCGGGTTCACGTCGGCGTGCTCGGGGGTGTCCCAGCGGTCGGCGGTGACGTCGATGCCGCCCGCGAAGGCCAGGCAGTCGTCGATCACCACGATCTTCTGGTGGTGCGCACCGCCGACCGGGTGGTGGGTGTCGACGGCGAGGGTGAGCCGGTCGGGCGCGCGGCGGTCGAGCAGCACGATCGGCTGCAGCCCGCGGCCGAGCGCCCGCAGCATGCCGAGGTCCCACTGCAGGACCTTGATCTCCAGCTCGGGGTTGGCCTCCACCGCCTGCTCCAGCACGGCCCCCAGCCGGTCGTCCTCGGGCCGGCCGCCGCCGAGGGGGTCCAGCCGGATGCGCGGGTCGAAGTCCCAGCCGATGAACAGCACCCGCCGCTCGGCGCGCAGGACGGCCTGCTTGAGGGTGGCGAAGTAGCCGGCCGCGTCGACGAAGACCGCGAAGCGGGTGGCCCGCTCGAGCCGCCAGCAGGTCTCCCCGGGGATCAGCAGCGGTGCGCCCTGCTCCGCGGGGCCGTCCTCGGAACCGCCTCCCGCGGGGGTGGCGTCGGTCGTGGTCTGGCCGGGGTCCGTCACCCCCGCAGTGTGCCGGTCCGGCCTCGCCCGTGACCATGCGCCTCGCTGCCGCGGCCGGGAGCTCCGGCGAACGCCTGCGCGACGTCCAGCCAGCGGACCGCGTCCGGGCCGACCGCGACGAGCGCCAGCGCCGCGCGGGGACGCCGCTGCACCACGCGCAGGCAGAAGTCCTGCAACGGCCCGCTCACCCGCTGCCCGGCGTCCTCCGGGCCCGCGGTCCAGTGCGTGCCGTCGGCGCGGGTGAGGTCGACCCGGACCGGCGTGTCCGGCGGGGCGAGCCCGTGGACGGCGAACGCGGACGCGCGGGCCCGGACGCCGAGGTGGGCGACGTGGTCCAGTCGGGCCGTCTCCACGATCGGCGTGCCGAGGGCGTCCCGGACGTCCACCCCGTGCGCCCAGGTCTCCATCAGGCGGGCGGTGGTCATGGACGCCACGCTCATCGAGGAGCCGATCCAGGGCACCCGGGCCCCCTCCGGCACGGTGGCGAGGGCGGCGGCGAGGCCCGCTCGGCCGGCCCGCCACCGGTCGAGCAGCGCCGCGGGCGGGTCGGCCGCCCCGCGTGCGGCGGCGACGTCGACGGAGTCGACGGTTTCCCCGGCGGCACGGACGGCGAAGGCCGCCGGGTCCGCCACCGCCGAACGGGCGAGCTCGTCGGTCCAGGCCAGGTGGGCGACCTGGTGGGCGATGGTCCACCCGGCCGCGGGGGTGGGCCGGGCCCAGTCCACGGCCGGCAGGGCCGAGACCAGCTCGTCCAGCGCGGCGCCCTCGGCGGCGAGGTCGGCCAGCAGCTCGCTCCTCACGGCGCCGTCCTCACGGTGCACCGGCCGCGATCCGGCGCAGCTCGGCGCGCTGCACCTTCGCCGAGGCGGTCATCGGCAGGTCGTCCACGACCCGCCACGACCGCGGCACCTTGAACGGCGAGAGCCGTTCCCGGCAGTGCTCGGTCAGCTCCAGCGGACTCGGCCCAGGTCCGCCCGCCGGGACGACGAAGGCGACCACCAGCTCGCCCCACCGCTCGTCCGGCACGCCCACCACGGCGGCCCGGGCGACGCCGGGGTGCTCGACGAGGACCTCCTCCACCTCGCCCGGCGACACGTTCTCGCCCCCGGTCTTGATCATGTCCTTGAGCCGGCCGACGACCCGGCAGGCGCCGCCTGGCTCCATCACGGCCAGGTCACCGGTGTGCAGCCAGCCGTGCGCGTCGATCGCCGCCGCGGTCGCGGCCGGGTCGTCCAGGTAGCCACGGGTGATGCGCGCGCCGCGCGCCCACAGCTCGCCCGGCGTGCCCCGCGGCACCACGTCGCCGTCGGGTCCGGCGATGCGCACCTCGGTGCCGGCCAGTGGGGCTCCGACGGTCCCCCGGCGCACCGGGTCGGGATCGGTCGGCGCGGTCTGGAGCACCGCTCCGCAGGTCTCGGTCATGCCGAAGGTGATCGACAGCCGGGCTCCGAACACCCGCTCCACCCGGTCCACGAAGGCCGGGGTCACCGTCATGCCCCCGGTGAAGAGGACACGCAGGTCGGGCAGCTCACCGGGCCCCTGCTCGGCCAGCAGGTCCAGCAGCGTCGGGGCAGCGGACAGCAGGGTCACCCGGCGGTCGGCCAGGGCCTGCAGCACCGGCCCGGGGGCGAAGGGCAGGACGACGTGCTCGGCCCGCGCCCACAGCGCACCGACCACCCCGAGGACGTTGCCCGCGGTGTGGAACAGCGGCATCGGGTTGCACCAGGTCCGGCCCGCGACCGGGCCCAGCCGGCCGGCGAATGCGTGCCCGGTGACCACCATCGCGCGGTGGGTGATCCGGACGCCCTTGGCCCGGCCGGTGGTGCCCGAGGTGAACTGCACCTGGGCGAGGCTCTCGGGGTCGACGACGGGCAGCTCCCCCGGCGTGGCCGACGGCAGGGCGGCCGACCAGTCGTCACCGACCCGGACGACGTCCACGCCGGGGACTGCTGCGCAGAGGTCGGCCACGGGGTTGCCGGCCACCTCCTCGGCGGCGAAGGCGCAGGCCGCCCCGGAGAGCCGGAGGGCGTGCTCCACCTCCGCGGGCCGTGCTCTCGGGTTGACCGGCACGAGCGTCATCCCGGCCAGGGCGACGCCCAGCTGGAGCAGCACCGGCGCCGGGCCGTTGCCCAGGCAGGTGGCGATCCGGGCGCCGGGTGGCCGGTCCCGCAGCAGCCCGGCGGCGACGGCGCGGGCCGCGGCCAGCAGCTGCGCCGCCGTCCAGGTCTCCCCCGTCCCCGGTGAGCTCAGCAGCAGGTCGCCGGGCCCCTCGCGGGCCGCCCGGGAGAGGACGTCACCGAGCACGCCCTCTCCCGGGTCGGCCGCCGGCGACCGCAGCTCGCTCAGCACTGTCGCCGGCACCGCTCAGCCCCCGTAGGAGAAGGACTCCGCGCTGGGCCCGCTGAACTCCTCCACCGGCGCGAGCCCGGCCGCCGCCTCGGCGTCCACCTTGGAGACGTAGACCGTGGTGGTGGGCGACTGCCCGGGCTGGGAGTAGTCCAGCCCGTCCGGCAGCAGCCCCTCGGTGTCCACCGAGGAGCTCTCCTGCAGGGCCGCGACGACGCCCTCCGGGGTGAGCTCCCCGGACTCGCACGCGCCCTCCAGCGCCTGCCGGAGCAGCTCGCCCTGGACGTAGGCCAGCGGGACCTCCCAGCCCAGGTCACCGTCGGGGGCGACGGAGGTGTACAGCTCGTTGGCGGCCTGCACGCCCGGGGCGTCCGAGGCGTAGGGGGCCACGCTGGTGATGCTGTAGGCGTTCGCCAGCAGCGCGTCCCGGACCGGGCTGCCCAGCAGCGACGGGTTGAACGTCGGGTTCATCCCGACGATCGGGATGTCGGCGCCCTGGGTGGCCAGCACGCCGGCCAGCGAGGCGAGCTGGGTGGGCGCCGCGCCCAGGATGACGCCCTCCACCCCGGCCTGGACCAGCGCCGAGGCCTGGGCGGAGAGGTCCGTGGTCTGCGAGGTGATCTCCTGCGCGACGATCTCCACACCCCGCTCCTCGGCCGCGTGCTCCGCCCCGAGGAGGACGTCGCCGCCGTAGTCGCCGGCGAAGTAGACGACGCCGATGCTGCCGCCCTCGGGGACACCGAGCTCGTCGACCAGGTAGTCGACGGCGTTGGCGGCCTGCACCGCGTAGCTGGCGCCGGGGAGCTGGTTGTTCGCGTACTGCAACGCCGACCCGGCCCACCCGACGCCGCCGACGTACACGTCGTCCTGCTCGGCGAGGGGCAGCACGGCGGCGCTGGTCGGGCCACCGAGGACCTGCTGGAGCGCGATGACGTCGGGAGCCATGCTGCGGTACAGGGTGACGGCGCGCTGCGGGTCGTAGCCGTGGTCCTGCACGTCGACGACGACGTCCCGGTCGCAGACCCCGCCGTCGGCGTTGACCTGGTCCCAGTAGGCGTTGGTCTGGGTGACCTGGACCGCGGCGCCGGCGGCGAAGGGCCCCGAGAGGTCGGTGAGCATGCCGACGGTGATCTCCGAGTCGGTCACCCCACTGCCGGTGTTCACGTCGCCCTCCCCACCGTCGCCACCACCGCCGGACGAACTCGGGTCCGTGGTGCTGCAGGCGGCCAGGGCGAGCATCGCGGCGCCCGCGACGGTGAGCGCACGGGTGCGGGGCAGGTGCTTCATCGGGTGGTCTCCTTCGACCGGGGGTGGGTTGCCGGGGCCGGGTGGCCACCGTCGGGGGTGCTGCCGTCGGGGGTGCTGCCGTCCGGGGCCCGGGGTCGGGGGCGCCGGGTCCGGTGCGGGTGCGCAGCCGGCGGGCGGCGCCCGCGAGCCCGCCGCGGAGGAAGACCAGCACGGCGATGATCGCCAGGCCGTAGACCAGCCGGCTGGCCGTGGACGGGTCGAGCCCGCCGGAGCCGGGCGCCGCGAGGAAGGGCAGCGCCGAGCTGTACTCGGCCAGCACCAGCGGCAGCGCGGTGACGAACACCGCGCCGACGACGGCGCCGGGCACCGAGCCCAGCCCGCCGAGCACGATCATCACCAGGAAGTCGATCGACGCGGTGAGGGAGAAGACGTCGGGGGCGACCCGGCCGTAGGCCAGGGCGAGCATCGCCCCCGCCGTCCCGGCGTAGGCGGAGGAGACGATGAAGGCCGACATCTTGGCGCGGGCCACCCCGATGCCCATCGCCGCGGCCGCGGTCTCGGAGTCGCGCACGTTCGCCCAGGCCCGGCCGGTGCGGCTGGTCCGCAGGTTCGCGCCCAGCCAGCAGGCCACGACCGCGAGCAGCAGGAACAGGTACCAGAGCCGGTGCAGGCCCTCGAACTCCACACCGGCGACGGCGAGGTAGTCGGGGTCGCGGTTGCTGAAGCTGAACCCGCCGAGCGCGAAGGACTCGACCGACCGGCCGGTGAACCCCCCGGTCCAATCGGTGAGGTTGAGCAGCAGGTGCCGCACGACGAAGACCAGCGCCAGGGTGGCCAACCCGAGGTAGATGCCGCGCAGCCGGCCGGCGACGGGCGAGAAGGCAGCGCCCACGCCGGCGGCGACGAGCGCGGCCAGCAGCAGGCCCAGCACCGGGGGCAGGCCCGCGCCGGAGACCGCGGTCGTGGTCTCACCGGTGGACCAGGCGTAGACGTAGGCGCCGATCGCGGCGAAGGCCGCGTGCCCCAGCGACAGCTGCCCGGCGACGCCGACCAGCAGGGTGAGACCGACCGCGCCGATGGCGGCGGCCATCACGAACAGCCCGGTCTGCAGCCAGAAGTCGTCCAGCACGAGCGGCAGCGCGAGGGCGACGACCAGGAGCGCGAGGCCCCCGAGCCGGCGGAGCAGGCCCGACCGCAGGAGCTCAGACACGGACGGCCTCCTTGCTGCCCAGCAGACCCGAGGGCCGCACGAGCAGGACGACGATCATGACCACGTACGGCGCGACCTCGCCGAAGCCGGCGCCGAGGTAGGGCTCGAGGTCGCCCTCGTAGCCGGTGACCAGGGCGCTGGTGAGTCCGATGACCAGGCCGCCGACGACCGCGCCGGGCACCGAGTCGAACCCGCCGAGCACCCACGCCGGGATGGCCGCGAAGGCGCTGAGGGCGATCGTCGGTGCGACGCCCGGCGAGGGGAAGGAGGTGAGGAAGACCCCGGCGACCGCGGCGAGCACCCCGGCGAGCGCCCAGCCGGTGGCCGCGGTGCGGGACAGCCGGATGCCCATGAGCGAGGCGGTCGGGCCGTCGGCGGCCGCGGCCCGCATACCCACGCCCAGGTCGGTGCGGGAGAAGAGGTACCAGAGGGCGGCGAAGGCGACCACGGTCACGCCGGCGGCCACCACCCGGCCGGTGGGCAGCGCGATGTCCCCGAACCGGACCACGGACGCGCCCCACGGTGCACCGACGGGGAGCACCTGGTTGCCGATCCGCCGGGTCAGCTCGGTGAGGAGCACGATGTCCACCCCGAGCATGAGGATGGCCGCCGTCCCGGGGTTCGGGTCGGCGAGGTTGCGCACCAGCAGCGCGTTGATCAGCACTCCGACGACGGCCGCGCCGAACAGCGCCACGAGCAGCGCGGGCCAGAAGCCGATCGTCGGGTGCAGCACCGCGACGAGGTAGGCCCCCAGCAGCACGATCGACCCGTGCGCGAAGTTCAGCACCCCGGTCGAGGTGAAGACGATGGCGAACCCGGCGGCGATCAGGCTCAGCACCAGCCCGTAGGACAGGCCGTTGAGCACCTGGGTGAGGAAGTAGCTCATCTCGGGGTCTCCGCTCCGCTGCCGTGGCCGGTCACGCCGCCGACGCCCCGAGGTAGGCGCGGAGGACCTCCGGGTCGCGCTGGACCTGCGCCGGGGTGCCCTCGGCGATCTTCTTGCCGAAGTCCAGGACGGTGACCTGCTCGGCGAGCCCCATCACGAAGGGCATGTCGTGCTCGACGAGCAGGATCGACAGCCCGAGGTCCCGGCGGACCTGGCGGATCGTCTCGGCCATCTCCTGCGACTCGCCGTGCGTCATCCCGGCGACCGGCTCGTCCAGCAGCAGCAGCGAGGGGCGGGCGGCCAGCGCCCGGCCCATCTCCACCCGCTTGCGGTTGCCGTAGGACAGGCTGTGCACCGGGACGTCCAGCAGCGGGCCGAGCCCGAGCAGGTCGGCGATGTCGCGGACGGTCGCCCGGTGTGCGCGCTCCTCGCGGCGGGCGCCCGGCGTGCGCAGCGCGGTGGCGACCACCCCGGAGCGCATCAGCCGGTGCCGGCCGACCAGCAGGTTGTCCTCGACGGTGTCCTCGAGGGCCAGCGAGATGTTCTGGAAGGTGCGGGCCACCCCGAGCTCGGCGGTGCGGTGCGAGGGCAGGGCGGTCAGCTCCTCGTCCCCGTAGGTCACGCGGCCCTCGGTGGCCCGGTAGGCACCGCCGAGCACGTTGATGCAGGTGGACTTGCCCGCGCCGTTCGGCCCGATCAGCGCGTGCACGGTGCCCGGCTCGACCGCGAAGGAGACCTCGGACAGCGCGGAGATCCCGCCGAAGCGCACCGTGAGGTCCTGGACGGAGAGCCGCCGGGGCGGGTCGGCGTGCGCGATGCCCGGCTCGGTGACGACCACGGGGGCCGGGCGCTCGGTCGCGGTGACGCCCAGGTAGCGCTCCCGGACGTCGTCGCTGGCCGCGAGCTCGTCGGCGCTGCCGGAGGCGGTGACGTGCCCGACCTCCAGCACGTGGGCCCGGTCGGCGACGCGCAGCCCCATCACCGCGTTCTGCTCGATCAGCAGCACGGCGGTGCCCTGGGCGTTGATCGTGGTGATGATCTCGCCGATCTGGTCGACCAGCAGCGGGGCCAGCCCCAGCGAGGGCTCGTCCAGCAGCAGCAGCCGGGGGGAGGTCATCAGCGCCCGGCCCATCGCCAGCATCTGCTGCTGACCACCGGACAGCAGCCCGCCGAGCTGGCCGCGGCGCTCGGCCAGCACCGGGAACAGGTCGAACACCCGGTCCCGGGCCTCGTCCCGGGCCGTGCCGTCGCGGACCGTGAAGCCACCGGCCCGCAGGTTCTCCTCGACGGTGAGGTCCCGGAACACCCGCCGCCCCTCGGGCACCTGCACCAGACCCCGCCGCACGACGGCGGAGGTGTCCAGGCCGGCGAGGTCGACGCCGTCGAAGTGGATCGTCCCGCCGGTGACCGCGCCGCCGTAGGAGCCCAGCGCCCGGGAGACGGCGCGCAGCAGCGACGTCTTGCCGGCACCGTTGGAGCCGAGGACGGCGACGACCTCCCCCTCGGCCACCTCCAGCGAGACGTCGCGCAGCGCCTGGACGGCACCGTCGTAGGAGACGTCGAGGTGCTCGACGCGGAGCAGCGGTTCAGCCATCGCCGTCCTTCCGTGGTGACCTCGGACCGTGCGGGAGCCGACCACACCGATCACCTGCACAGCGTGGTCGCGGTCACAGAAAAGCTAGAGACGCACTCGACGTCCGTCAAGGAGTTGTATAACTTCTCGGTCACAGCTCCGGCTCGGTGGCCGGGCCGGAGGAGGACATGTGGACACGGCGGTCACCCCACCCGAGGCGCCCGGGACGACCGAGTCGGCGCCCGACCGGGCGCACCGGCCGCAGTCCCTGGTGCTGGGCTTCCTCGGCGGCTTCGTGCTGTCGAGCGACCTGCCCCCGCTGCCGTCGGCCGTGCTGCTGGACCTGCTGGGCGAGCTCGGGGTCACCGAGGCGGCCGCCCGGGCGACGCTGCAGCGCATGACCCACCGCGGCCTGCTGGTCCGCTCCCAGGTCGGGCGCACCGCCCGCTACGAACTGACCGACCTGAGCCGGTCGGTGCTGAGCCGGGCGGGGGAACGGGTCGACTCCCCGACCCCCTTCGGCCATCCGGAGGGCAGCTGGACGCTGCTGAGCTACTCGATGCCGGAGAGCCGCCGCGACCTGCGGCACCGGATGCGCTCCCGGCTGGCGTGGGCGGGCTTCGGCGGGCTGCGCGACGGGTTGTGGATCGCTCCCGGCACCGTCGACGTCGCGGCGGTCTTCGCCGAGGCGGGGCTCGAGGACGCCGCCGAGCTGGCCGACTGGTTCGCCGCCCGGCCCATGCCCGGCACCGAGGTCGGCGCGATGGTGCGCCGGGCCTGGGACGTCCCGGCGGTGCTGGCCGCCCACCACGTCTTCCTCACCGCCTGGGCCACCCCTCCGGTGCACCTCAGCGAGCTGGGCCGCGCCACCCTGCTGATCGCCGACTGGCTGCGCCTCCTGCGCACCGACCCCGGGCTCCCCGCCGAGCACCTCGGTCCGGACTGGCCGGCCCAGCGGAGCGCGGAGTGCTACGGGCACACCTCCGCGGCCCTGCGCCCCGGCGCGGTGGCCGAGCTCACCCGGGCGCTGACCGCGG from Modestobacter roseus encodes the following:
- a CDS encoding PaaX family transcriptional regulator, which encodes MDTAVTPPEAPGTTESAPDRAHRPQSLVLGFLGGFVLSSDLPPLPSAVLLDLLGELGVTEAAARATLQRMTHRGLLVRSQVGRTARYELTDLSRSVLSRAGERVDSPTPFGHPEGSWTLLSYSMPESRRDLRHRMRSRLAWAGFGGLRDGLWIAPGTVDVAAVFAEAGLEDAAELADWFAARPMPGTEVGAMVRRAWDVPAVLAAHHVFLTAWATPPVHLSELGRATLLIADWLRLLRTDPGLPAEHLGPDWPAQRSAECYGHTSAALRPGAVAELTRALTAAGAP